The Bernardetia sp. genome includes the window GTTGGACTCATCGCCAAAAAAACCATCTTCTTTTCCATATTCCTCTACTCGCATAAGTTTTCCATCAGCTCTGAAATAGGCTTTATTTAATCCTCTTTGTGTTCCTATCCAAAACTGGTCTAGTTTATCTTTGACAGGCAAGATTGAATAAATAATATCTGATGAAAGTCCTTGTGGAGTTTGGTAGGTTTGAAACTCTTTTCCATCAAATCGATTGAGCCCGCCTGAATAGGCAATTATCCAAATAATGTCTTTTTTATCTATGTAAAGCTGTAAGAGTAGATTATCACCTAGTCCGTCTGCTATTGTAAAGCGTTTAAAATTAGACTTTTCTGTTCCTTTTCCATCCCACTTTATAAGTCCATTGAAAGTTGCTAACCAATAATTGCCCTTTGAGTCTTTTTTTATATCAGTTATGGTACTTCCCCCTAATTCTTTTTGAGCAAAGCGATATTTTACGCTGTCAGCCTTCAAATCATAACCTACTATTCCGTTGGCTTGTGTGCCTGCCCAAAGAATACTATCAATTTTGGTCATGCATCTAATAAATGGAAAAGGAGGGAATCCAAATTTTTGATTAAGAAGTTTCGAACTAAAGGTATTTTGAGTTGTATCTTCTACAATTTCCAAAACACCTGCACCAGAAGCTACATAAGTTGTATCATTTCCTTTGTGGAAAAAACCAGTTATTCTAGCAACGCCATTAAGAGAAGATAAAACAGTCGTTAGTTTTTTGTCTTGGTAAAGTGTAATACCTCCTACCGAGCTTCCTAACCAAATTCTGTTTTTGCTATCTTCACCAATAGAAAAAATAATATCACCTTGCAATCCGTCTTTTTGAGTATAGTTTGTAAACTTTTCTTGAGGAAGTTGCATCATTCCTTTGCCACGAGTTCCTACCCAAATAACTCCGTAAGGGTCTTCAAAGATAACTCCACTACCAGCAGTGATTCCTGTAATACCATTTTGAGGACTATAACTCTTCAAGAAAGTTTGATTTTTGTCATATATAAAAATTGTAGTAAAGCCAGGGATAAGAACATATAATTTATTGTCTGAAGCTAACAGAATTTGCCAACCAGCATTGGGAACAGTGCCTGTGGGAATAAGATGTTGAGGGAAATTGATTTTATTGTACTTCTTTTTTTCTTTATCAAAGAAAATTAAGTCGTTTATTCCTGTCGTTGGGTCATTAGCCCATAGCCAATGATTTTGATTGAAGTCTTGATGAGCTAAAAAAAGATTTTTATTTTGGATAAGCGAATCGCTATCTGCTTTTGGATAGACTATTTTTTCAAATTTCTTTCCATTAAATTTAAAGAGTTCATTTTGATGATTAAGATAAGTTTCAAAAGTCTGTACATGAACCATAAAAAGCGTTGGAGAAGGTAGGTTTCCCAAATCAGCTTGTTTGTACTCTCTAAACGTTTTTTCATCTTTTGGTTTCCAATAAAGAGTATTGTTTACACCAGCACCACCTCCAAGAGCTAATACCCATACATTTTGCCATTTGTCAATAGACAGACGACCAGTTAATATCATTTTTCCATTCAATTCTGGAAAAGAAGTAAAATTTACACCATCATATTTTGAGAGGTTTTTATTTTGAGAAAGAATCCAAATGTTTCCTTCGCTATCTTCTACCACACTACTGATTAGATTACTATTGAGACCGTCCTTTACTCCAAAAACTCTATATTTTTCCTGTTCTAGGAGCGCAAGCCCTCCTCCATTTGTTCCTACCCAAATTCTTCCCTTCGAATCTACTATACCTGCTTGTGGAGTAGGGACTTCTGACTGAGGCAAGCCGTGGTCTAAGCCAAAGGTTCTGAACAAATACTGTTGTCCAAACAAATTAGAAGACAGCCAAAAACAGCAACTAATGATGATAAGAAAAAGAGTATAAAGTTTTTTCATAAAGCCTTTTTTCCCAATTGTATTATTTTAGTAAGTTATAGGACTTATTTTTATGGAATAGGAATTCTTTATTATTCTGAATAATTCTTAAAATAGCCATAAGCAAAATAGCATTTTAGCAGCAGATACGCAATTAAACTAGGTAGTATTTACGTTTTTTAATAGCTTGAAAATAAAATGTAAAGTATTTTTTACATAAAGACAACTAAATTTTACTTTTTGTCGTTGTAACTTTACAATAATAAATTGTGATTAAATTTTATTTCTAAAATAACCACTCAAAACTATGAATCTTACTCAAATCTGTGAAAAAGAACAACAAACTCTCAATCGTTTCCAACTTTTGTCTCACTCTTTCAAAATGTTGGGTTGGTCAGGGCTTATTATTTCTGTGTTGGCAGTTTTATTTTTTCATTTTATAATGGAAGATGCTGCTATTTTACTTTCTGTTGCTGCAAAAATGGTATTGGTATTTATGCTTCTGATTTCTGTTTCGAAGGAAAAACAAGAAGATGAAATGATACAAAAATTAAGAGTACAGTCGTATTCTATTGCTTTTATATTGGGTGTAATTTATGCTTTAGCTATGCCAGTTATAGATTTTGCTGTTGATTTCGTGATAAATATGGATACAAGTTACTCTGAAATGAGTTCTAGTATTGTGCTTTGGTTTATGCTTGCTATGCAAATTGCTTTTTTCCAACTACTCAAAAAAGTACAGTCATAACCTTATTTATCTCAAAACTTTATTAAAATGGAATTACAATTAGAAATGAAAAATAGAATCAAAGTAGAACGGGCTATTTTAGATATTACCCAAGAAGAGCTTGCACAAAAAATAGGCGTTTCTAGGCAGACCATTAGCTCTATTGAAAAAAATAAGTATGTTCCCTCTACTGTTTTGGCTCTCAAACTCTCTCAACTTTTTGGAAAGCCTGTCAATGAGATTTTTGAGTTAGATGAAGAGGATTAATTCTTTAAACTTAGTATTTAACCTATGAAAAATAAAGAAAATGACTTTGTGAAATTACACGTTGCAGGGGCAACAGTTCGCCACTCATCATTATTTGATGAATTAAAGTCGTTTAAGAATGACTTTAAATTGAAGCAAGAGTTTATTGATACGTGGGTAATTCCCTTTTATAGGAATATTCATCGTACTGATGATAAATGGACAGATGAGTTAATTTCCACCAAAAATAAAATCACAACAGATATAATTCAAATGAATCTTGGTGATTTTAATTGGAGAACAAGACAGACAGGAGCATTTTTTTCTGCAATTGCCAATCAAACTCAATTTATTGATATTATCGGAACACACTTATTGAAAAGTGAAGTGTGTTATGCAGGTCGTGTTTATTGTAAGGTACTTGCTTCGTTTAATTTGCCAAAGTGTATTAATTACTTAAATCTATATCTTGATTATTATTTGACGAAGCCAGACTTATGGTTTGACCAACAAGAAGCAATCGAAGCTGTACTCTACCTTGATAAGGTAAATTCAACAAATAACTTTGATATGCACGTTGATAAATGGACAGAATTTATTAAAAACAAGCCGTATTGGGAAAAAGAAGTCAAGACTGATAGTTTAGAGAAACAACTAAATGTTATACAAACTGTAAGGCAACACACAACTAACATAGATTAGTAGCTCAGAATCATGAAGAAGCTTAAATAAACTTTCAAAATTTTCAAATAAAATTGAAAGTTTTATTTTTTTGTGTATATTTGAGCTAAATTCAATTATCAAAATACAGGAAAACACATTGTGGCTATGAAAAACATCTTTTTGTTTTTGGCAGGAATTTTAAATCTCTTTACAGCTTTGATTCATACTTTTGCAGGGCAAAGTAGTCTTATTAGTCCATTACTTTCTAGTACGATAGAAAAGCAAGTTCAAACTGAACTATTAGCTGTTTGGCACATGGTAACGCTATTTCTATTTTTTACTTCTGCTGCATTTCTCTTGAATTTTTTCAGACCCAAACTAGAGTGCAAAGCCGTCATTCAGTTTGTAAGTTATTTGTATTTGCTTTTTCCAATTTCCTTTATTGTTGTAAGTCTTTTGTATCAGAGTTTTGCTTCACAATGGATTTTACTATTACCTATCGGAGTATTAGGACTTTTAGGAGTGAAAAAATATCATAGCATTCCCAACTAAAACATACCATCAAATATGGAAAATAGAAAAATAGTTTTAGCAGGAGGAACAGGCTTTGTAGGAAAGTATTTTCAAAAAAAGTTTTCAGAACTTGGCTATGAAGTTATTGTCATTGCACGAAGTACTCCTATAAACTGGAATACTCCTAACAAAATAACAGAAGTTTTAGAAAATGCCGAAATGCTTATCAATTTGGCTGGTAAGTCAGTAGATTGTCGTTATAATGAGAAAAATAAAAATGAAATTTTGCGTTCTAGAACTGAAACTACCAAAATTCTAGGGGAAGCCATCCAAAACTGTAAAAATCCACCTAAAATATGGTTCAATTCTAGTACAGCTACCATTTACAGACACGCTCAAGACCGACCGATGACAGAAAAAGCAGGCGAAATCGGTACAGGTTTTTCTGTAGATGTTGCCACAGCGTGGGAAAGAGAGTTTTTTGGCTTTGAGCTAGAAAATACAAGACAGATTGCACTTCGAATGGCAATTATTCTAGGAAAAGATGGTGGCGTAATTCCACCCTACAAAAACATTGTTCGTTTTGGTTTGGGAGGAAAACAAGGAAGCGGAGGGCAGATGTTCAGTTGGCTGCATATTCACGATTTGTATAGAATTATCTTGTTTTTACTGGAAAATGAAAAATTGGAAGGTGTTTTTAACTGCTCCTCACCAAATCCAGTCAAAAATAAAGAACTGATGCAGATTTTTAGAGAAAAAATGAATGTTCCTTTTGGCATTCCGACACCCAAATTTTTGTTAGAAATTGGAGCTTTTATGATTCGTACAGAAACCGAACTGCTTTTGAAAAGCCGTTGGGTACTGCCACAACGATTGCAGGAGGAAGGTTTTGAATTTGATTATCCACATTTGGGAAAAGCGATTGAAGAAAGTTTGTAAATTTGTCTATGCAAAAACTCAAAAAAATTATACTTCGAACACTTGCCGTTTTAGCTGGCTTGTAC containing:
- a CDS encoding two-component regulator propeller domain-containing protein, coding for MKKLYTLFLIIISCCFWLSSNLFGQQYLFRTFGLDHGLPQSEVPTPQAGIVDSKGRIWVGTNGGGLALLEQEKYRVFGVKDGLNSNLISSVVEDSEGNIWILSQNKNLSKYDGVNFTSFPELNGKMILTGRLSIDKWQNVWVLALGGGAGVNNTLYWKPKDEKTFREYKQADLGNLPSPTLFMVHVQTFETYLNHQNELFKFNGKKFEKIVYPKADSDSLIQNKNLFLAHQDFNQNHWLWANDPTTGINDLIFFDKEKKKYNKINFPQHLIPTGTVPNAGWQILLASDNKLYVLIPGFTTIFIYDKNQTFLKSYSPQNGITGITAGSGVIFEDPYGVIWVGTRGKGMMQLPQEKFTNYTQKDGLQGDIIFSIGEDSKNRIWLGSSVGGITLYQDKKLTTVLSSLNGVARITGFFHKGNDTTYVASGAGVLEIVEDTTQNTFSSKLLNQKFGFPPFPFIRCMTKIDSILWAGTQANGIVGYDLKADSVKYRFAQKELGGSTITDIKKDSKGNYWLATFNGLIKWDGKGTEKSNFKRFTIADGLGDNLLLQLYIDKKDIIWIIAYSGGLNRFDGKEFQTYQTPQGLSSDIIYSILPVKDKLDQFWIGTQRGLNKAYFRADGKLMRVEEYGKEDGFFGDESNSKALFQDSKGNIWAGHLNGVTKCNFSEERKTILPKTIISEVNLSLTQTNWRDSVYVDNFDSLSKWNNLPQNLNLSADQNTLNFDFYCADFSNPNDVQYQWWLEGFNKDWLIPTQKTEATYSNLPAKNYTFHVRSRIGEDGEWGEEATFNFKVKPYWYQTWFARIGGLFLIVGVVFGGIKWRTSNLEASRKRLEQQVAERTVEVRKRNNEILEKNQELEAQQNKLTEAYEDIQEKNKNITASITYAKRIQDAMLPSDERIQETLENCFVFYKPRDIVSGDFYWISEVKDKIFIAAVDCTGHGVPGAFMSVIGSNLLYEVIESQGILSPAKILDALNENVRRHLNQDQTNNRDGMDMAICVIDKNTKVLNFAGAKNPLLHIHSNTYEIIKGDRFPIGGFDKHGQRPFTEHTIIPREDSVFYIYSDGFQDQFGGLEGRKYMSRRFHKYLQSISSLPTQKQKSELAQEFKDWKDSGNER
- a CDS encoding DUF6000 family protein: MKNKENDFVKLHVAGATVRHSSLFDELKSFKNDFKLKQEFIDTWVIPFYRNIHRTDDKWTDELISTKNKITTDIIQMNLGDFNWRTRQTGAFFSAIANQTQFIDIIGTHLLKSEVCYAGRVYCKVLASFNLPKCINYLNLYLDYYLTKPDLWFDQQEAIEAVLYLDKVNSTNNFDMHVDKWTEFIKNKPYWEKEVKTDSLEKQLNVIQTVRQHTTNID
- a CDS encoding TIGR01777 family oxidoreductase, with protein sequence MENRKIVLAGGTGFVGKYFQKKFSELGYEVIVIARSTPINWNTPNKITEVLENAEMLINLAGKSVDCRYNEKNKNEILRSRTETTKILGEAIQNCKNPPKIWFNSSTATIYRHAQDRPMTEKAGEIGTGFSVDVATAWEREFFGFELENTRQIALRMAIILGKDGGVIPPYKNIVRFGLGGKQGSGGQMFSWLHIHDLYRIILFLLENEKLEGVFNCSSPNPVKNKELMQIFREKMNVPFGIPTPKFLLEIGAFMIRTETELLLKSRWVLPQRLQEEGFEFDYPHLGKAIEESL
- a CDS encoding helix-turn-helix transcriptional regulator, encoding MELQLEMKNRIKVERAILDITQEELAQKIGVSRQTISSIEKNKYVPSTVLALKLSQLFGKPVNEIFELDEED